A genomic region of Leptolyngbya sp. NIES-2104 contains the following coding sequences:
- the mscL gene encoding large conductance mechanosensitive channel protein MscL — MARSSFLADFQKFLMQGNVIDLAVAVIIGGAFGKIVDSLVTDIITPVILNPAMSAAGVNQLENFAPNGIKVGLFLAAVINFVVIAFCIFLLVRAFEKARRRFARQEAIEETAAPVDPVVVSQERLTDAIERLTNTMNR; from the coding sequence ATGGCAAGAAGTAGTTTTTTGGCTGACTTTCAAAAGTTCTTGATGCAAGGAAACGTGATTGACCTTGCAGTTGCGGTCATTATCGGTGGTGCATTCGGGAAAATTGTAGATTCGCTTGTGACTGATATTATTACGCCTGTGATTCTCAATCCAGCGATGAGTGCTGCGGGTGTGAATCAGCTAGAAAATTTTGCGCCGAACGGCATCAAAGTTGGTCTATTTCTAGCTGCCGTGATTAACTTTGTTGTGATTGCGTTTTGTATCTTCTTGCTGGTTCGTGCATTTGAGAAAGCAAGACGGCGGTTTGCGCGGCAAGAAGCGATCGAAGAAACCGCAGCCCCCGTTGATCCTGTCGTTGTGTCTCAAGAGCGTTTGACTGATGCGATCGAACGTCTGACCAATACGATGAATCGCTAA